The Arthrobacter caoxuetaonis DNA window TCCCTCCCCTGCCGTCCATGTCCAGGACGTGCACGGTTGTCCGGCTGCCGGGGATGACCTGGGTGGTCCGCTGGTGCCAGTGACCTGAGAAGACCAGGGAAGGGTCTGTGCTGCGCACCGCGTCACGGAGCAGGATCCTTCCGGCGTGGGATTCGCGTTCCAGTGCCTCCGGGAGGCGGAACATTTTCCGCAGGTCAATGCCGGCTGGGACGTCGTGGGTGAGGAGTACATCAACGGGTCCGGATCCGAGCGTGTCGATGTCGTCCCGGGTGAGGACCTCTTCAGGCCACCAGTTCAGACCCTGGGTCAGGTACTGCTTGTTGATCGAGAAGGCACCGCCCAGGCCTGCGAACCGCACTCCCCCAATGCTGAACCGGTGCCCGCGGGGAATGTACTTGAGCCGGTCGCTGATGATCCCGAACCCGTCTTCATCCCGGGGCAGGGCACGCAGGGCAGGGTGGTTGTCGTGGTTGCCGTCGACGAACAGCATGTCCATCCCGTACTGCTCCAGCAGCTTGCAGAGGGTCACCGTGA harbors:
- a CDS encoding metallophosphoesterase family protein, with the translated sequence MNDETNHIVLAGDWHGNVRWMQRALQRIRGAGHRKILHVGDLRVLWPESVDGPLSPAEAELIPGARDYDAFTVTLCKLLEQYGMDMLFVDGNHDNHPALRALPRDEDGFGIISDRLKYIPRGHRFSIGGVRFAGLGGAFSINKQYLTQGLNWWPEEVLTRDDIDTLGSGPVDVLLTHDVPAGIDLRKMFRLPEALERESHAGRILLRDAVRSTDPSLVFSGHWHQRTTQVIPGSRTTVHVLDMDGRGGNFAVLDLESLQVSELGNLPRIA